The DNA sequence TTGGGTCACTCGTGTGCGTGCGTCGTCGATCAGGGCCTGTTGCTTGGGTGCAACCAGGGCTTCGGCTTGGTCCATCATTTCCGCCAGTTGTGGGCGGGCGTGGCGGACGAGGTCCTGGGCGCTGGGGCGTGGGACTTTTTGCAGGAGGCTGTCGAGCTTGCCCGCTGCGAGTGCGCCGCTGAGGTCTTTGCCTTTTGGATCGAGCAGAACCCGCAGGACCGATTCGGGCAGGTAGCGGTCCAGTTGCAGTGCGCGCGGCGCCGGGCAGTGCAGTACGAACAGGGCTTCCAGCAGTAGGGTGCCGGGCTTCAGAGGCGGCAGCTTGATGGTGGCCAGGGCGGTGTTGCCGAATTCGCTGTGGGCAATCATTTCCTGGGCGCCGTGTACCATTGGGTGCTCCCAGGTCAGGTAGTGCATGTCTTCCCGGGACAGGGCGAGGTCGCGATCAAAGGTCACGGTCATGCCCTCTTCCACCAGACCGGGGAAGTGGGAGACGCGCATCTGTTCGCTCGGGTGCACCACCCAGCTCTGTTCGCCGTGCTCGTCCTGATCAATCCCGAAAGCGTCGAACACCCGCTCCAGGTAGGCCGGCAGGGTTTCATCGGAGTCCTGTTGTTCCAGCGCCTCGACCAGAGGTGCGGCTTTTTCCGGCTGGCAGGAGTTCAGCTCCAACAGGCGATCCCGTCCGGCCTGCAATTGCGCCCGCAGGGCTTCAGCCCGCTCGCGGGTGTCGTCCAGCAGCGAATCAAATGCGGTGTCGTCTACATCGGTGAGCGAGGCGAGCAGTCGCGCTTCAAACTCATCGTACAGTGTCCGGCCAATGGCACAGGTGTGCTCGAAGGCATCCAGGCCACGGTGATACCAATACAGCAGGTGTTCCTGGGCGGTATCCGCGTAGTGCGGCGTATGGATATTGACCTGTCCCTGTTGGCCGATGCGGTCCAGGCGACCGATGCGTTGCTCCAGCAGGTCCGGGTTCAGAGGCAGGTCAAACAGCACCAGGTCCTGGGCGAACTGGAAGTTGCGCCCCTCACTGCCGATCTCCGAACAGATCAATACCTGAGCGCCGGCTTCCTGATCAGCAAAATAGGCGGCGGCCCGGTCGCGCTCCAGCAGACTCAGGTGCTCATGAAAAACGGCCGAGGCGATGCCTTTGCGCAAGCGCAAATAGAGTTCCAGTGCCTGGGCGCTATCGGCACTGGCGCAGATGACCAGTACCTTGTTACCGCGTTGGCTTTTGAGGAAATCACTCAGCCAGTCGACCCGTGGGTCCACCAGCCACCAGTCGGCCCCCCGGTGTTCAAACCAGAAATTTTCCGGTCGCAGTTGTTCATCCAATGGCCGCTCGCTCAGGGCCATCAGGTCGTCATCATCCAGGTCCAGGGGATGGTTGTGCAGCTTGCGCTCCGGGAAGCCGGATACGGACGCACGGGTATTGCGAAACAGTACCCGGCCGGTGCCGTGACGATCCAGCAGGGCGTGAATTGCCTGCCCCACGGCTTCACCCGGCTGATCCTTGGCCTGGGTCTTGAGGCGCTTGAGTTCCGCCTCCGACAGATAGTCGGTCAGGGCGCCATCCAATGCGTTTACCACATCGCTTGAGCTCCCGTCGCGGGCGGCCAACAAACCCTGTACCCGCTGGTTGAGCGCTTCGTAGCCATCGTGCTCGGCGAGAAAGGCGTTCAGGTCATGGTAGCGATCCGGATCCAGCAGGCGCAGACGGGCAAAGTGGCTTTCCACACCCAACTGCTCCGGTGTCGCGGTCAGCAGCAACAGACCGTCCGAGACTTTCGACAGCCCCTCAATGCAGCGATAGGAGGCGCTGGGCTCGCCATCGTGCCACTGCAGGTGATGAGCCTCATCCACCAAGAGCAGGTCCCAGCCGGCTTCCACCGCCTGCTGGTAGCGCTGCTCACTGCCGCTCAGAAACTCCAGGGAACAGAGAATCAGCTGTTCGCTTTCAAACGGATTGTCCTCGGCCTCGGCAATGACGATTTCCTCGTCATCGGGTAACAGGGACGGATCGATATCGTCCAGTCCGGCCATGCCCTGGCAGCGCGCTTCATCCAGTAGCGTAAAGCTCAGGTTGAAGCGTCGCAGCATTTCCACCAGCCACTGATGCTGCAGACTTTCGGGCACCACTACCAGCGCGCGACGGACCCGCCCGGTCATCAGCTGCTGATGCAGAATGAGGCCCGCTTCGATGGTTTTACCCAGGCCAACCTCATCCGCCAAGAGCACACGAGGCGCCTGACGTCGCCCCACTTCGCTGGCAATGTATAACTGGTGTGGCAGCGGTTGAATGCGCGGACCACTCAGGCCATAAACCGCGCTCTGCCGGTGGCGGTGCAGGGTGTCCAGGGTCTGGTGGCGCAGGCTGAAGTGGGTGTACTTGTCGATCTGGCCGGAAAACAGGCGCTCGCGCGGCGTGCTGAATTGGACAAAGCTGTCCAGTTCAAACTCCGGGATCAGGTGCTCGTCCCCTTCCTCGGTATAACCTTTGTAGGCCAGCAACAGCCCCTGCTCCATGACTTCGGCGATGGTGATGGTGGTGCCGTCCTGGTGGCTGATCACCTCGTCCACCTGATAACGGACCCGACTGACCGGCGCACTGCGCAGCGCGTAAGTCCGACGCTGACCGGCGGCCGGGAACCCCAGGGTGACCTGTCGCTCGTCGGTTTCCAGGACAATGCCCAGACCCAGTTCCGCTTCGGTGTCGCTTACCCACCGCTGACCAATGACAAATTGCTGTTGACTCACGCCGGCCTCTTTCTTTCGCTGATTTCAGGGTGCGCATGATACTGGCTGCGTGGCCGAAAGCCAAAGGGTGAGCGGGCGGCGGAGCAAAATAGCCGGTGTTGCCGCCGGCAACATGGTCTGTTTTCCCCCATTTGGCGTAAAATAGGACGGTTTTTCTTCACAACGTCCGTCGACGAGGAGTCACTATGCCCGCATTGGCCGATCTGGTGCGCCCCTACGCGGGGATCACTTTGACCGACAGCAAAACCCTGTTTCCCGACGCCCAGGGCACGGGACTGCCCCTGATTCGCATTGACACCGACCTGTGTCAGGCCGTGGTCGCCCCCCAGGGCGCCCAGTTGCTGTCCTTCACCAAGGCCGACGGCACACCCCTGCTCTGGCTGAGCCCGCAGTGCCAGTTCGAGCCGGGCAAGGCGCTGCGCGGCGGGGTACCGGTCTGTCTGCCCTGGTTTGGCCCCCACCCTGACGACAATAAACCCCAGCACGGGTTTGCCCGCACCTCCGACTGGGCGCTGACGCAGGTCGCCCAGGCCGATAACGGTCGCTGCGAACTCTGGTTTGAACTGGAACACCCCGGCGATGAGCGGTTTAGGCAACCCTTTACTGCAGCCCTGCGAATGGTATTGGGTCAGACCATTGAGCTGGAACTGAGCCTGACCAATCACGACTCCCACGCTGCGGATTTTACCTGGGCGCTGCATAGCTATCTGCCGGTGCAGACACTGAGCGATGTTCGGGTGCCGGTGCTTGCCGGACGGGACTATCTGGACAACCTGCAGAACCACGCCCGCCTGACGCAAGGTGGCCCCCTGACATTCACCGGGGAGGTGGACCGGGTGTTCCCCGACGTGGAATCCGAGGTGACTCTGGAGCCAACACCGCGCCTGCGGCTGAGCCATGAAAATTGTCCCAGCCTGGTCACATGGAATCCCGGCGCCGAAAAAGCGGCGGCCATGGACGATATGGGAGAAGGCAACGAACAGGGGTTTGTGTGTCTGGAACGGGGGGCGGTACTGGATGAGGGATGGACATTGGCACCCGGCGAAACCCGCCGAGGGAAGGTGACGATCAGTGCGCTGTAGTTTTCAGTCGAGAGGTGAGGTGTCGGATTACGCGCTGGGCGCTAATCCGACCTACGGGCCGACCATATTCAGTAGGTCGGATTAGGCCCGAAGGGCCGTAATCCGACACCACTTCAGGAGCCGCCTTATGCCGGCAGCAGATCCTTCACCGCATCACGCTCTTCCTGCAGTTCTTTTTCGGTGGCCTGCATCTTCTCGCGGGAGAAATCATTGATCTCCACGCCCTGAACAATTTCCCAGTCGCCGTTTTTGCATACGCAGGGGAAAGAGTAAATCAGGCCCTTGTCGATGCCGTAGCTGCCATCGCTGTGCACGCCCATGCTGACCCAGTCACCTTCAGCACTGCCCAGAGCCCAGTCGCGCATATGGAAAATGGCCGCATTGGCCGCAGATGCCGCGGAAGAGGCACCACGGGCATCAATGATAGCCGCACCGCGCTTCTGGACCACCGGAATGAAGTCACTCTCGTACCAGGACTGGTCAACCAGTTCCATGGCGTTGGTGCCGGCCACTTTGGTCTGGTGAATGTCCGGATACTGAGTCGAGGAGTGATTGCCCCAGATGGTCAGGTGGGTGATATCGTTGATGGTTTTGCCGGTTTTCTGGGCCAGTTGAGTCAGGGCACGGTTGTGGTCCAGGCGGGTCATGGCGGTGAACTGACGCGGATCCAGATCCGGGGCGTTGCGTTGGGCGATCAGGGCGTTGGTGTTGGCGGGGTTGCCGACCACCAACACTTTTACGTCGCGGGAGGCGTGGTCATTCAGCGCCTTACCCTGAACAGAGAAAATCTTGGCGTTGGCTTCCAGCAGGTCCTTACGCTCCATACCGGGACCACGGGGACGGGCACCTACGAGCAGCGCGTAATCGGTGTCTTTGAAAGCCACCGCCGGGTCGTCGGTGCAGGTCATGCCTGCCAGCAGCGGAAAGGCACAGTCGTCCAGCTCCATGGCTACGCCTTCGAGGGCCTTGAGCGCCGGAGTGATTTCCAGCAGTTGCAGAATGACCGGCTGATCTTTGCCCAGCATTTCGCCAGCGGCGATGCGGAACAGAAGTGAGTAGCTGATTTGACCGGCGGCGCCGGTGACAGTAACGCGTACAGGTGCTTTCACAATGTGTCTCCGTTTTGGGTATAAATTCAGTGGCTTCCCCGGCGCCCGTAACCAATAAGGGGGCGGCTTCATCCGGCGGAAGTAGTGGCTGTCTTGTTGTGGGAGGTTGAACCGACGCAGCCTGACGGCCGGACATTATAGGGGATTGGGAGAAAATTTCACCCGTTTGGCGCCTATTAACTCCTGCGATGGAGGGAACACTACCGCCGAACCGGTACTACTCCCCTTCCACCCCGGTAATAGGTGTGATGCTGCCCCAGGTCTTGCAGCTGGGACACAGCCAGTGCAGCTGGTTGCCGGTGAATCCACATTTGCGGCAGTGGTGGCTGGGCTTGGCTTCCAACACCTGATCCACCAGTTGCTTGAGCAGTTGCAGGTTGTCTCGCGCCCTGCCCTCGGAGTGCAGCAGATACAGCTCGACCAGCCGGTTCAACAGCTTGATGGTGGGCCGCTGACGCAGATGCTCGGCGATAAAATCCGCCGCCGCGTAATCATCCCGTGCCCAGCGCACCTGCTCGGCCATTTTGATCACCAGGGAGCTGCTCGGATATTGGGCCAGCAGCTCTTCCAGATAACGCTGCAGCCCTTTACTGTCACCCAGGCGCTCGTAGCAGGCACATACCAGCTCCAGACTCTCCACCACCAGCTCAGGGTCCTGGTGGGGAATGCGCTGCAGAATTTTCAGCGCTTCGCGTTCATTACCCTGGCCGTGTTCCAACTGGCCCCAGAGCAGGCTGGCGCGCACCGACTGGCGATCAAAGCCCAGCGCTTTCTGCAACTGGCGGCGCGCGGTGAGCAGATCGTTCCGTTCCATGGCGTCTTCCGCCAGCTCACAACAAAAGTGCGCCCGCGCTATGGCCCGCTCGCCGGTGTTTCGGCCAAAGCGACGCTGGCCGATCTGATTGGCGGCCTCAATGGCTTTTTCCCAGTCTTTTTCGTCCTGGTAGATTTCAATCAGGTGGGTGAGCGCTTCGGATTTATATTGGCTGTTTACATCCACCAACTCGTGGAGCAAGCCTTCCGCACGATCCAACAGCCCCGCCCGGATAAAGTCGCGGGCCAGTTCCAGCTGGGCTTCATGGAGTTGCGGAGTGGTCAGACTGGGGCGAGCCAACAGGTTCTGGTGAATGCGGGTGGCTTTGGCAATTTCACCCTTGCGACGCAGAAGATTGCCCAGGGCCAGGTGGGTTTCGAGGGTATCAGAGTTGACCTCCAGGGACTCGATAAAGGCATCCACGGCGCTGTCGGCCTGTTCATTCAGCAGGTAACTGAGCCCCTTGAAATACTTGGGGCCATAGTGCTGGTTCTCCTGCTGCAGGCGACGACCACGCTGCCGCCAGCCGAGCACAAAGCCCGCCGCAATCGCCACCATGATCAGGCCAAACAAGCCGATATCGACCATGGGCATCAATCCCGGATGGGTTGCAGGCGAAGTTGCTTGAGCTCTTTCTCGCACCGGGCGAGTTGACGTTCACGGGCGCGCAACTGACGGCGCAACCGCAGCACTGTCGGCAGACTGACCGCCATGCCCAACAGGGTACCCAACGCGGTGAAGATCAACAGCCAGACGCCCAGAGACAGGCTGGGAAGCCCCAATCCCATAAGAGTGACCGGTACCGCCTGAGCGTTTTCCAGCGCGAACCAGACGCCCAGCAGAAACGCGAG is a window from the Marinimicrobium koreense genome containing:
- the lapB gene encoding lipopolysaccharide assembly protein LapB, coding for MVDIGLFGLIMVAIAAGFVLGWRQRGRRLQQENQHYGPKYFKGLSYLLNEQADSAVDAFIESLEVNSDTLETHLALGNLLRRKGEIAKATRIHQNLLARPSLTTPQLHEAQLELARDFIRAGLLDRAEGLLHELVDVNSQYKSEALTHLIEIYQDEKDWEKAIEAANQIGQRRFGRNTGERAIARAHFCCELAEDAMERNDLLTARRQLQKALGFDRQSVRASLLWGQLEHGQGNEREALKILQRIPHQDPELVVESLELVCACYERLGDSKGLQRYLEELLAQYPSSSLVIKMAEQVRWARDDYAAADFIAEHLRQRPTIKLLNRLVELYLLHSEGRARDNLQLLKQLVDQVLEAKPSHHCRKCGFTGNQLHWLCPSCKTWGSITPITGVEGE
- a CDS encoding lipopolysaccharide assembly protein LapA domain-containing protein produces the protein MKPLLRWIKVALLVLAFLLGVWFALENAQAVPVTLMGLGLPSLSLGVWLLIFTALGTLLGMAVSLPTVLRLRRQLRARERQLARCEKELKQLRLQPIRD
- a CDS encoding D-hexose-6-phosphate mutarotase, yielding MPALADLVRPYAGITLTDSKTLFPDAQGTGLPLIRIDTDLCQAVVAPQGAQLLSFTKADGTPLLWLSPQCQFEPGKALRGGVPVCLPWFGPHPDDNKPQHGFARTSDWALTQVAQADNGRCELWFELEHPGDERFRQPFTAALRMVLGQTIELELSLTNHDSHAADFTWALHSYLPVQTLSDVRVPVLAGRDYLDNLQNHARLTQGGPLTFTGEVDRVFPDVESEVTLEPTPRLRLSHENCPSLVTWNPGAEKAAAMDDMGEGNEQGFVCLERGAVLDEGWTLAPGETRRGKVTISAL
- the rapA gene encoding RNA polymerase-associated protein RapA translates to MSQQQFVIGQRWVSDTEAELGLGIVLETDERQVTLGFPAAGQRRTYALRSAPVSRVRYQVDEVISHQDGTTITIAEVMEQGLLLAYKGYTEEGDEHLIPEFELDSFVQFSTPRERLFSGQIDKYTHFSLRHQTLDTLHRHRQSAVYGLSGPRIQPLPHQLYIASEVGRRQAPRVLLADEVGLGKTIEAGLILHQQLMTGRVRRALVVVPESLQHQWLVEMLRRFNLSFTLLDEARCQGMAGLDDIDPSLLPDDEEIVIAEAEDNPFESEQLILCSLEFLSGSEQRYQQAVEAGWDLLLVDEAHHLQWHDGEPSASYRCIEGLSKVSDGLLLLTATPEQLGVESHFARLRLLDPDRYHDLNAFLAEHDGYEALNQRVQGLLAARDGSSSDVVNALDGALTDYLSEAELKRLKTQAKDQPGEAVGQAIHALLDRHGTGRVLFRNTRASVSGFPERKLHNHPLDLDDDDLMALSERPLDEQLRPENFWFEHRGADWWLVDPRVDWLSDFLKSQRGNKVLVICASADSAQALELYLRLRKGIASAVFHEHLSLLERDRAAAYFADQEAGAQVLICSEIGSEGRNFQFAQDLVLFDLPLNPDLLEQRIGRLDRIGQQGQVNIHTPHYADTAQEHLLYWYHRGLDAFEHTCAIGRTLYDEFEARLLASLTDVDDTAFDSLLDDTRERAEALRAQLQAGRDRLLELNSCQPEKAAPLVEALEQQDSDETLPAYLERVFDAFGIDQDEHGEQSWVVHPSEQMRVSHFPGLVEEGMTVTFDRDLALSREDMHYLTWEHPMVHGAQEMIAHSEFGNTALATIKLPPLKPGTLLLEALFVLHCPAPRALQLDRYLPESVLRVLLDPKGKDLSGALAAGKLDSLLQKVPRPSAQDLVRHARPQLAEMMDQAEALVAPKQQALIDDARTRVTQALSAELERLRALAEVNPNVRHQEIETLEKQLTDSEQYLNRAQLRMDAVRVIMTV
- a CDS encoding malate dehydrogenase, which codes for MKAPVRVTVTGAAGQISYSLLFRIAAGEMLGKDQPVILQLLEITPALKALEGVAMELDDCAFPLLAGMTCTDDPAVAFKDTDYALLVGARPRGPGMERKDLLEANAKIFSVQGKALNDHASRDVKVLVVGNPANTNALIAQRNAPDLDPRQFTAMTRLDHNRALTQLAQKTGKTINDITHLTIWGNHSSTQYPDIHQTKVAGTNAMELVDQSWYESDFIPVVQKRGAAIIDARGASSAASAANAAIFHMRDWALGSAEGDWVSMGVHSDGSYGIDKGLIYSFPCVCKNGDWEIVQGVEINDFSREKMQATEKELQEERDAVKDLLPA